The candidate division WOR-3 bacterium genome contains the following window.
TCAGAAGGCGAACAAACGGTGGGAGCAGCGCTGTGGGCGCAAGCACCGGTCTCAAGCAAAGTCTAAGGCAAGAAAGCCGGCAGCGTAAAATGCCAGTCGGAAGTTACACAAAAGAATTGACACTACCCCTGGCTCATCGGTCAAGTGGTTGAGTGGGTAGAAACGCGGGTCTGGGCTCAGCGGCCGAGGCTCAGGCGGGTGGCGAGGAACTCGGGTAGGCCGGCGCGGAGAATCTTTGCCTGAACTTTAGGGATGTTGTAGTCAACCCGGTGGAACGAAATGGCTCTTGCGTCGGTGTCAAACACCAGACAACAGGCACGTGGGTCACCGTCCCGTGGCTGGCCCACGCTGCCGGCATTGATGACGTACTTTGCATTCGGCCGGAGCTCGGTGCTATAGTTTCCAACCAGCCTGGGCAGTTCGGTCTGGCGACGTTCGACAATGAACGGGTAGTGGGAATGGCCGATGACACAGACGCAGGTCTCGAAGAAGGACATTTCTTCTCCGGCATCCTGTACGGTGAAGACGTAGTCCCACCGCTCTGGTGCCGAGGGTGATGAGTGCACCAAGTGGAGAATGTCGAACCGGTCCACGAGCGGCAGCGAGTCGAGGTAGGCAAGGTCGTCGTCAGCAAGTTGCCTTGCGGTCCAAGACAGGGCTTCGCGTGCCGCGCGGTTGAAGTCAGCAGCCGCCACTCGGCCCAGTACCCCGCGGTCGTGGTTGCCGGCTACGACCGGACCGCGTAGGGACCGTACGAGTTCAATGCAGGCCGCTGGGTCGGGGCCGTACCCGACGATGTCACCGCAACAGATGAAGCGCGTCGCCCCCTGAGTCCGCAGGAAGTCAAGCACCGCCTCGAGTGCCTCAAGATTGGCGTGGACGTCCGAGAAGATACCGATCCTCATTGGCTACGGACAAGGGCGGAAATCAGATTGCCAATTGCAGAACGCAAAGCTCCTGACGCTGTACCGGCCGTAACAGGTCGGGGTTCAATCATCTGCACGCTGGCTCCTGATTTTATTTTGATCGCTCCAGTTCCTTGTAAACCGCGTCTAGGACGCCGTTGACGAACCGGCCCGAGTCGTCGTCCCCAAATTTCTTGGAGATGTCAACCGCCTCGTTTATCGAAACTTTTGGTGGGATGTCGT
Protein-coding sequences here:
- a CDS encoding metallophosphoesterase family protein, with protein sequence MRIGIFSDVHANLEALEAVLDFLRTQGATRFICCGDIVGYGPDPAACIELVRSLRGPVVAGNHDRGVLGRVAAADFNRAAREALSWTARQLADDDLAYLDSLPLVDRFDILHLVHSSPSAPERWDYVFTVQDAGEEMSFFETCVCVIGHSHYPFIVERRQTELPRLVGNYSTELRPNAKYVINAGSVGQPRDGDPRACCLVFDTDARAISFHRVDYNIPKVQAKILRAGLPEFLATRLSLGR